The genomic segment GTGGGATAGATGCGGACGCTGAGTCGTGTCGTGTTGGTGCCTGGCGAGCAAAGCTTGCTCGAAATACCAAGGAGCCTGCTCTTTAATTTGTGTTATAGAGCAGAAGCCGCAATTGAGTTTCGTTTTGCGGTGCGAACATGACCGCATTCTTTGCAATCAGCTGTTTAACTGTTTGTTTCCAATGAAGAGTGACCATAAGAGTGATGATGAACTTCAGCCTTGCAGCAAACATGGTTGAATACACGCATAACTTAATTACTCAGAGCGGTTACATATCGCAGCTTAGTCGCCAGAGTAACAATGTTCATCTACAACTAGCAAATCATTCGCAACATGTTGCCCGTGCATTGACCAATTCAGATGTGGAAGTTGGCAACTCCGACACCACAACTCTCTATTGCACTGCACATAGCCTGCAATTCCATCCTGCTTAGTCGCGTTTCTCCTTGAGCAATCAAGGCATCCATCTCAAACCAACCACCAATTGCAGTTCGTGACTTTGCTCGTGTGCAACCGCATGTACGTAGAATGCTTCTGAACCAACACTGCCAATACTCTCTACTTCACCCCCGCATCCACAAACACACCGCATGTTTTGTATACATCCCGATATAGATGACACTTCATTATCGCTAGTAATTGCTCATAATTGTAATGGTAACGAACCAAGAACTGAATGACCGTCGAGAGCCCGGGTGCTCAGTAGTCCTTGCTGACAAGAAGTACTTCCACGTCGGTAACTGGTTTATGAAACGAACACTACGGAAGCATGAATGGCAATCAGTGTCCGATAATACCGTCATAATCCCTTCGACAACATATCCCCAGCGATGGAAGACGGATGCTGCTATTTTACGGTTTCTCCGCAAAGAGACAAACATCCCGCTGCCACCTGCGGAATGCACctttgaagacgacggggCGTTTTATCTACAAACGCAATTTGTGGAGGGAGTCAGCATGAGAGAGCTAAACCAAGATGAAAAGGAAACAGTGATAAAGGAGCTAGAACAACATGTGGTAACTCTACAGTATCTACGGTCGGATACCCCAGGTGTGCCCGGTAAATCGCTTTTATGCGCTCCCCAACGAGTCCAGAGTGGGCAGTGGAAACCCAACAGCTGCTGGAGACCGAGAGACGGAAAAGCGGATTATGTATTTTGTCATAACGACCTCGGTCAACATAACGTGATAGTTGACCCTGACACACTCAAGATTAATGCCATCATTGACTGGGAATTCGGCGGATTTTGGCCTTCGTGGTTCGAAAGACCGTTCTGGAAGCGGCCAGGGCCGAGTGTGCCGTTGGAGGGGGAAGAAAACGATGTTCAGAGATGTCGTGACTGGTTGATGGATCACGGTGACGAAGTGGTTATGACGCATTTCGGTGTAAATGGGTAGAGTGAGCGGTTTGGCGAGGGTGTTCTAGACAATCTGGTTCTGCAGCATCTTAACATGCATTTACAATAAGCACATATAACACGATAGTCAAAATGAGAACGTGATACCAGCGTGCTTTCATCACGTAGCTACAGTTGAACTCATCACGCGTCATCATTCCAATTAAGATTACTATGTACTATTCCGATTGGTATCATACCCGCTTGCTATGCATCAAAAACAGATTTCCTCGACCACTTCGACTTGGCCCTCACCCGCTTACCATACTTGTAAAACACAAAAGGCACAGGAATCAGCAAGGCCGCAAAACCACCTGTGATGCTCGACCCCGGCCCTACGCCAATGTTGTGATACAGCGGTCCTACAACCAGCGGGAATGCGCCGGCGAAACAAGACCGCAAAAAGGTATTTGCTGCGACGGCTGAAGCGGCATATGCCTGAAACGTATCAACCAAATAATTCAACGCTGCTTGGAAGATGGTAAAGAAGCCCGTGCCGAGCATGATGAGCCCGAAGCACGGCGCAATCCAGTGAATGCTTGGATCGGCGGTCCAGCCAAGGAGGAATTGACCGCCGCTAAAGAGAACGGAGCCCAGCATCATGGGAGGTAGCCTCTTCTCGGGAACTGCTCTATTTCCCACCGCATGATACACTTTATTGTACAAGGTCTGGTTATAAACGTTGAGGCCACAACCAAGCATCGCGCCAATAAGGATACAAAGAAACGGCAAAGTAGCAACAAGAGGCTGCCAACCGCGCAGTTCGCCAAAGATGATGGGAATAGCACCAAGCTGCATGTACAAAATCCCATAGCAAAAGCTAGCGTACAAAGCCATGAGGAAGCAAATCGGCGTGCACAGAAGCTGCACAGGTCGCAGCAAGAACTTTTGCGCCAGCTCGCTGACGCTGACGTCCCATTCTTCGAATTTCGCATGCAGCGCCCAGTTTCCTGTGTCGTGGCGCAGGCGCCGGGCTTTGTAGACGAGGAGTTTCTGCGGGTAGCTTtcgtcgatgaagatgatggccacgatgaggatgacgactTGGAGGATGCCGGTGAGGTATTCGGTCCAGCGCCAGCCTAGCGAAGGTTGCTCTACCACGGCTGCAGAGACTATTGGTCCTATTATAACAGTTAGCAAGATTCTTCTTTCATCGTTTCAGGGTCAAAACAGTTGGACGTACCTAAAACGGGACCACCGACAACAGCCATTGCatagccagccatggcaatgccTCGCCAAGCTGGGGAGTACAAATCCCCCAGCACACCACCAGTGTTGGTTACCGGCGCAGATGCAAAGAATGCGCCCCAGAATCGCGTCAGCATGAGCGTCTGGAGATCCTTGGCAGTCGCACTaccaaagctgaagcagaTGGCGATAAACATGGGCACCATGACGGCGACGCGACGTCCATAGACTTCACTCAGCGGCGCCCAGAGCAACGGCCCGAGTCCAAAGCCAAAGAGGTATAATGTCGTTCCGAGGGTGGCTACCTGCGTTCCGACGTGGAATTCCTGCGCAATCTGTGCAGTGCCCGCAGAGTAGGAAGACGATGCCCATGTCGCCGTCATGGTGACGAGTCCGTAGAGCAgtgttgttgatgccttTTTGTTTGTCACCCAGTTTAGAGGGTGATAGGGATCGTCTGGCCCTTCAAAGTTGACGAGTTCAGCCTCACTCGTGGGAACATGGGCAAGAGGATGGCTGAACTGTGGAACTGGCCGCGATCGTATtctggagatgatggtgtcgCGCCGGGTCACGGTTCTCGCTAGACTTCCCGTGGTGGTTGCAGCAGACTCTGCGCGCCTTCTTCTAGAGCTCGAGTATGATGTATTGGAACGCATTTCTCGCAGCGTAGGGCGGTGCCCGTCGAGGTCTTCCGATttgtcgtcatcgtcaaagtcggtATCTTCGCTGGTGGCGCCTAGTGACGATTCGACGTCATGATGGTTTCCAAGGTGGTTTCCAAGGTGGTTTCCGTGAGGTGCTTCCGATGGAACGGGCAACCTCTCTGGTTCATTATTCTTTTCGTCCGACATGGCAAGGCATTGAATCAAGAGTCTTAATCCCTTCTTTCTACTCCTCCCCAAGATAGAACAATGTGAGTGACGAGTTCGTCGCCGTCTATTTAAATGGCCGATAAACTGGGTGAAGCCGGGCCGAAAAC from the Pochonia chlamydosporia 170 chromosome 6, whole genome shotgun sequence genome contains:
- a CDS encoding MFS multidrug transporter (similar to Neosartorya fischeri NRRL 181 XP_001264734.1), encoding MSDEKNNEPERLPVPSEAPHGNHLGNHLGNHHDVESSLGATSEDTDFDDDDKSEDLDGHRPTLREMRSNTSYSSSRRRRAESAATTTGSLARTVTRRDTIISRIRSRPVPQFSHPLAHVPTSEAELVNFEGPDDPYHPLNWVTNKKASTTLLYGLVTMTATWASSSYSAGTAQIAQEFHVGTQVATLGTTLYLFGFGLGPLLWAPLSEVYGRRVAVMVPMFIAICFSFGSATAKDLQTLMLTRFWGAFFASAPVTNTGGVLGDLYSPAWRGIAMAGYAMAVVGGPVLGPIVSAAVVEQPSLGWRWTEYLTGILQVVILIVAIIFIDESYPQKLLVYKARRLRHDTGNWALHAKFEEWDVSVSELAQKFLLRPVQLLCTPICFLMALYASFCYGILYMQLGAIPIIFGELRGWQPLVATLPFLCILIGAMLGCGLNVYNQTLYNKVYHAVGNRAVPEKRLPPMMLGSVLFSGGQFLLGWTADPSIHWIAPCFGLIMLGTGFFTIFQAALNYLVDTFQAYAASAVAANTFLRSCFAGAFPLVVGPLYHNIGVGPGSSITGGFAALLIPVPFVFYKYGKRVRAKSKWSRKSVFDA